One genomic region from Oncorhynchus keta strain PuntledgeMale-10-30-2019 unplaced genomic scaffold, Oket_V2 Un_contig_3103_pilon_pilon, whole genome shotgun sequence encodes:
- the LOC127923718 gene encoding very low-density lipoprotein receptor-like codes for MELLQFTCLLLLISLKCLTGFGQQCGGNQWQCDDGACLPLSWHCDGNGDCMDGSDEMACPCPRGQVACMAGAPGCVNTSAVCDGLRQCSDGSDEFNCPENQGCLQGDWRCRNKICIPKDLYCNGANDCVDNSDEAC; via the exons ATGGAACTGCTGCAGTTCACATGTCTGCTTTTACTTATCAGCTTGAAATGTTTGACAG GTTTTGGCCAGCAGTGTGGGGGTAACCAGTGGCAGTGTGATGATGGAGCTTGTCTGCCTCTTTCCTGGCACTGCGATGGAAATGGAGACTGTATGGACGGCTCTGATGAAATGGCCTGCC CCTGTCCTAGGGGCCAGGTTGCCTGCATGGCCGGGGCTCCTGGTTGTGTAAATACCTCTGCAGTATGTGATGGGCTGCGCCAGTGTTCTGATGGGTCTGATGAGTTTAACTGCCCAGAGAACCAGGGCTGTCTGCAGGGGGACTGGAGGTGTAGGAATAAGATCTGCATCCCCAAGGATCTATACTGTAACGGTGCTAACGACTGTGTGGACAACTCTGATGAGGCCTGTG